A genome region from Hippopotamus amphibius kiboko isolate mHipAmp2 chromosome 1, mHipAmp2.hap2, whole genome shotgun sequence includes the following:
- the LOC130858020 gene encoding calmodulin-1 has product MADQLTEEQIAEFKEAFSLFDKDGDGTITTKELGTVMRSLGQNPTEAELQDMINEVDADGNGTIDFPEFLTMMARKMKDTDSEEEIREAFRVFDKDGNGYISAAELRHVMTNLGEKLTDEEVDEMIREADIDGDGQVNYEEFVQMMTAK; this is encoded by the coding sequence ATGGCTGATCAGCTGACCGAAGAACAGATTGCTGAATTCAAGGAAGCTTTCTCCCTATTTGACAAAGACGGCGATGGCACCATCACAACAAAGGAACTTGGAACCGTCATGAGGTCACTGGGTCAGAACCCAACAGAAGCAGAATTGCAGGATATGATCAACGAAGTGGACGCTGATGGTAACGGCACCATTGACTTCCCAGAATTTTTGACTATGATGGCTAGGAAAATGAAAGATACAGACAGTGAAGAGGAAATCCGCGAGGCGTTCCGAGTCTTTGACAAGGATGGCAATGGTTACATCAGTGCCGCAGAACTACGTCACGTCATGACAAACTTAGGAGAAAAGCTAACAGATGAAGAAGTAGATGAAATGATCAGAGAAGCAGATATTGATGGAGACGGACAAGTGAACTACGAAGAATTCGTACAGATGATGACTGCAAAATGA